tttgtaatacTTCAGCCACAgcatttttgttcattttaagTCTTTTTTTAAGCAAGACTTCTTCAATACATTGAAAATGGAACTGTctaaaactcttttttttttacccaatTATGTTCATGGattttaatttcattatttTCTGATTTGCACCAAAAATTGTAAGATCCGCACAAATGGATTAACAATATCAATGGAAACTACAAAGCATTTGTCAGAAACAAGCTTGTATTCCAGTcacttgttttctctttttatcaTGCTTACCTTTCAGTAGTTTAATTTATTATGTCTATGCTCACTGTAACTCTCAGTGATCTTATCCAAGCTTCTTCATATTCTATTTAGTGGACATATAGATAAACATTAGATGACCTTAAtgggatttttcttcttttttttttccactgcAGATTTTATTTATGTTTCGATACATTTGAATTTCCTATTGTGGAAAGTGctttttctgaatttttagtaatttttctCTTTGTTATCAGGCAATATCTGTCCTGAATTTTCAACCAATAAACACACTTATTGGTTCTTGCTAACAACCAATAAACACACTTAGTAATTTTGTTTTTCAACCAATAAACACACTTATTGGTTCTTGCTAACAACCAAAGTCTCTTTCTTTTTGAGTAAAATATTTTATCTATGTTTATATGTTCCTGGCAGAGGTAGCGGTGTGGATGAATGAATTGGACTGTACTAAATTGTTTGTTTTTTTGTGCTTGGGCAGCCAGGTTGGTACTTGCACTAGGTGCTCAGGCAAAGCTTGAATCTGTGCCTGGTGCTGCAGAGTATGCATTGCCATTTTCTACTCTTGAAGATGCTCGCGTTAGTATATGTACTACTGGGCATTATTTATTCAGTAATTACTTCAAACAGTAATGCAGCATGTAAATTACAATAATTGGTATTGTCTTGGTCTTCTTGAAATTCAGATGGTTGATGAAAAACTTAGAGCATTAGAGCGCCAGAACTTTGGTAAGGACTCTCAAATACGTGTGGCTGTTGTGGGATGTGGTTACTCTGGAGTTGAGCTGGCTGCCACTGTATCTGAAAGACTGCAAGATAAGGGTATCGTGGAAGCAATTAATGTGGAAAATACAGTTTTGTCTAATGCTCcggttggcaatagagaagcaGCACTTAAGGTGTGCAAATTTTCTAATTAATTCTGAAAAAAGTGTTTCTGCTCTGAGGTATATAGTACTTGTTAAATTCCATTTTATGCACAGACTAGTTAACTGAAACATGTATGTTCCCTCCCTCATCTGGTTTCATTAGAATGATTATCACATCAGCTTCTTTTGTGATAAAGTAATGTTCAAGTAATTTTCAGATATGGCATGACACTAGGTCTAGTTCCGAACAATCTGAAGGGCTATGGGCTTCACCATGTTTGTCCTCTCGTCAGTGATTGATTGTGGCAGCTGTGTCTAGGTTTAGTAGTAATAAATATATTGATTACAATAGTAGCTGTCACTGGAGCATAGATGGCCTATGATACTAATTTTGAATGCACCCCAGATTATACGTTCTACTTGTATTTAGTTTCTTAGGCAAACAACATATTAAGCCCTGTGCAACAATCCTGGATGTAGACATGACGTTTAGTAACAATCCTGCATATCCGATGCACAAGTGTGTACTTTTTCTGAGAGAATTGCCTTGCATGGGTAATGCTCTCTTTGGGTGGGTGGTACTTTAAGAATATATTTGGGTGATGCTCTTTTAGAGTGGGTGGGACTTTAAGAACCTATTTGGGCTTCAATGTTTAACCATAAGAACAAGCAAGCTGCAGGTAGGTCATATGAAAGTTGATTAATGTTCTGAGAGAAAACATGGCTGAGAGTACAGTAGATTAAGGTCCAAATATTCAGGTAGAGTATTTAAGTGGAGTGATCAAACAGGGTTGTATTATTCCTTTTAATATATGAAGGTATATCAAGTTTAAGTTGTTGGAAGTGTCCTCGTCTACAATAGACACCAACATATGAGCATTTATATATGTATGTCTTGACGTAAAGTCATATGTACAAGCTGATACAATTTAGTATGAAAACCAGATAATGACGATTGAAGAACCTCTAGAATCAGATAGAAAGAGATGGAATGTTAAACATCTCATCCTTGTAGTACTTTCTGTTATCACTCCCAAATCCCTTCAGTGGCATGCTGAGATTATAATTAATACAAGAACTAGTTAAAAGAGATCCATATACGCTTCTGGTTTCAAAGATAGAGGAATCACAATTCATGATAATCACCTAATGAGTGTAGTTTCAATTATATTTTGTCACACCTGAATCTTGGCCGTTCAGTATATAACTTACCTGAttagatatttttttttattattttttttgggtaagtaAGATTATATTAATTGCCAAGGCAGTGTTACAGAATAAAAGGGGCATACCCCAGGCtccaacaataatccaataaaacaCAAGTCTATCATGCAGTCAAGTCATGATTCAAAATGCAAGATATTTTGAACTCTTTCTAAGAAGAATATGAACTTGCTGTTGCATTAAAGCATCCTAGCCCTCTGTCATGCAGTCAAGTCATGATTTGAGCTTTTCAGTTTGTGAAAATACAGACTGGTTGTGAGAGTTTAACCTCTCAAGAAGATATTTTAGCACAAGACTAGATTTATAGTCTTGTTACCAGGTTCATaggttttctcttttttcctaaTATTTCTACCGATGGTGTATGCCAGTTCTTAGTCTGAATTATTTTGTCTATACACCATAGCTGATTCTTTCTGGCTAAGAATACTATTTTTTAATAGTCTTTACGTGGTTCGTTATATTTTTTCTTAGTTGCCAAACTTGGTGACATCATGTAACTTGTTATTCATTCATTAAATATTTATGTTGCAGGTTCTCTCATCCAGAAAAGTTAAACTTTTACTGGGATATTTTGTCCGTTGTATTACAGAAGTAGACAAGTCTGGAATTCATGATAAGGAAACAGCTAAAAGTCATAGAAACCTAATACTAGAGCTGCAGCCAGCTGAAAGGGGTGTACAAAGTCAAATGTTGGAAGCTGATCTGGTTTTGTGGACTGTTGGTACAAAGTCTTTACTTCCTCTGCTAGAACCCTCTGACAAGCCACATGAAATTCCTCTTAACGCCAGGGGACAAGCTGAAACAGATGAAACTCTTAGGGTTAAGGGTCACCCACGTATATTTGCTGTTGGTGACTCATCTGCTTTTAGAGATAGCAGTGGGAAGTTGCTTCCGGCCAGTGCACAGGTACGGTGgtgattgtttctttttcttcttcaatgATTGGAATAAAGGAACAAAAGCTACTGTTTCAGCTAATAAGTACTACTCATGTATCATCTCATTTACATTTTCTAATCTTTCTGAAATTAGAGTCTAAGTTTTCAACCATAGATTCTGGTGAAACAAGTTGTATTTGTTTTGAAGCGATATTTCCTTTATATGATTAAATTCTAAGTTTCTCGAGCATATTTCTCATTTCTGTGTGGAATATTGTGCAACCATCATAAAGTCTTGTCAGTACCAAAGCTAGGATTCTGCCAAAAGTGTCCAAAATTATTTTTGAGCCTGTAAATAGGATATCAACTTGTgattccaaataaaagataCGCTTGTAAATATGCTTTCTACTTGTgattccaaataaaagataCTAACTCCTATACCCTTGTAAGAGAGCTTAGATTTGCATGCTTAAAACCAATTATGCAGTCCAACAACCAAACGTTATAATTTAACTTGGTTTGAGGGTTTTTTAAGGCCACAATTGTTTGGTAGTTTATTCCCACCTCTCTGTTCTACATTCCTTTCTTGCTCTTTGGATGTGAGCTGCTCACTTTTTGGCTAATTTCTTCTCCATCATCCTGAAAAATGATTCAAAGTGAATTTGTTAGTATTTTCATCCTGGATGGTATGACAGTTGCATAATATATTTCTCCATATCTTGTCCATATGACCTACTTGATAAAAATATGTATATGCACCATTGTCATATTGTATTCAAATCTAATGTTCATTATTGCAACATCTTTTTTAGGCTGTTATTGTGACATGTCAATCTCAAATAGCTTACCTAGTAGCCGATCAGTTTCCTTGATTACTAGCAGGAAAAATTATGAACATTTATATTGTAGGGTAAAAATAGCAAAAAATTATGTTTATAATAGATTCCCACGCTTGTTATTATCTATACGTGCTATCAATCTCAGGTGGCATTCCAGCAAGCTGATTTTGCTGGTTGGAATCTATGGGCTGCAATCAATGACAGACCTCTGCTGCCGTTCAGGTTAAGATGTGAAGTTTCTAGATATGGATGCTTTGTCATACTATGGCGTGACCATGTTTTCATCTTTTCATAGTCTCTTTGAAATTATACATGTTGCTGCGACAACTCAGGCTTGAATCTAAAGGGGCTTATCCTCTGCTTGCAGAGGTAAAGCTGTGTATGCCTGACCTTTATGATGCCATGCAATGGTGGATGGCTTATGGACTTGTTTTCCCTTGATTTTCTATATGACTAAAGAACATAAGTTGACTACCAAGGTGTGCAATTGATGATAGAATACTGTGGTTATCACTCATGATAAGAATTCTAACAATCATAACGCCCAAAAATTCTAAAATGGATAAATATCTAAGTTGATAGAGAAAGTAATCATTGAGCCCATCTTGCATCAGAGGCTATCAATGCAGTGATACTGGAAACCATCAGTACCATGATTATGGGGTTCAGAATACCAATTATTGCCTGCTGGTAGAAGATGCTGTGTAtgcaatctagtcaattttgacaaTTCTGACAGCTTTAAGTGCTTGAGACATGCACgtaatttctttttgttttccctaTATCAGAAAGTTAAGTTACACAGACAGCATCTTTCTTCCTGTAGTCGTGGCCTGCAGTATCTTAAGTTGCTGAAGCTTGATTGCTATTCTTTCTCTAATAATACTGATTAGAGTTCACATTACAGGTTTCAGAATTTAGGTGAGATGATGACTCTTGGGAGATATGATGGTGCTATTTCACCAAGCTTTATTGAGGGCCTAACGCTTGAAGGCCCTATTGGTCATACTGGTATGTCTAGTCCTTCGTTACCTTGAATGTTTTTGGCTCTCTACTCTTTCTATGATTTAGCTATGTTGTTTCACTGATATTGCAGCAAGAAAATTGGCATACTTAATAAGATTACCAACTGATGAGCACCGTGTAAAAGTGGGGTTTAGTTGGTTGGCAAAGGCAGCCGTTGAGTCTGTTGCATTTTTGCAAGACAACCTCACAAAAGTAGTTTCAGGTTCATAGACTtgtgtctctctctctctctctctctctctctgataTCTGTTATTTAAGTTTTTGAACATTTATTGTAACATATGTAGCAAAAAGAAAGAGATTATCATGAAATAATGGGACAAATATCAAGCTCTGATTTTAAGCATTTTAGAAATTTATTTCTTTACCCCTTTTCTCAATGTTTTAATactcggaccgttaattgaactgGTGAAGTTATTGGGTCGAGGTTCAATCGGTCGGATCGGTTCAATTCCGGTTCAATAATtatctatatatatacacacacacacctgTGCTAAGGCTAAGATACTCCACAAATATCACATGATAAAAAGTTAAATATTTCCACACACACAAATTTTTAGAACTATAAATTTAACCAAATAAATTCATCTCAATTATACctatcattataaaaattttagaccCTTCACAAACCATCTAACATGCAATAATTTTCTGCTATAGAATATATAGATCACTCAAATATTGCATATAAGAAAATTCTTAATTACTAACTTGGTGCGCAATGCTTCTAATCTCCACTCTTGTTTGTGTGTGTCCACCACATATTATGGACTTAAAAATGTTCACCAAACCAAAAAAACTGGTTTAGCGGTTTTGTGCATTTGCGTGGTGATATTCATGATATATCAATTGTAGGATGCACAAGTAATTGGTTCATTGAAgactttaatttaatttaacaTAGTTGTTGTAGGAGTTGACAAATTTAGATCTATACTAGAATTGTACTCCATCAATTTATACCAAATATTTGTGTGAATTATATAATTGGAtaccaacttttttttttcaacacagGAAATATTTCAATTTTGACAGTCTAATTTTCCTGTGCCTGTGCACTCCGCTCAAGGGGCAATTGGATACCAACTTGTTTATGCCCTTTTGTTGCTGGCAGGCCCTAGCGCCAAGACCAAGGCATGTCTCTGTCAGGTTGGATCATTTGCTATTATACACCACCAGGCCacccaaatgataaaactttaaaaaaaagaaaaaaagaaaaaaataaagaatcaaCAAACAGGTAGAGCTGAGAGAAGGTCGTCTACCAAATCAAAACGCTACACTGTTGCAAAGCCAATTCCGATTCTGCAAGAAACAAAGTGGAAAAACGTTTGTTTGCTTTTGATGCCAAAATTCAAAGAGAGAGTTTTGGTACTAGAGAGTGGCAAAAGTGACATgcagaataaaaaaaaaaacctctaaACAAAGGATTCAAAAGTCTCAGAAAGAAAACGTCACCAGCAAGGGAGCTAATTAGAATCTAATTAATAGCAAGGTTAAACAATTGTAAGTTATATAATCATATTATTACAACGTTTAATAAAATGCATCCCTCTCAAGCAATTTATCAAACAACTGGCAAGCCAACTTGAAACACTCATATTTCACTAAATAAATGTAATGCTTTTGGCCAGAGACCCAACAAAGGCATCATCAATTACTGAAGTTCTACAAGAAATAGAgtaaaattgaatttttttctcTGAAGTTTATATAACAGCAGATATATTttaaaatcaactcaaaatatTTAATTGAACCCATAATTCTAAGTTAAATAGGAAAAATACAGACCAtaaaaagcatatatacatcaAGTAACCAACtaagagcaaaaaaaaaaggaaagaaaaggtaAACTAACCTGGTAAATTGGTAATAGCTTGAAATTTTAGATTCTAACTATGCCGTGCGCTTCAACTTTTGTAAGAACAACTGGTGCTTCAACTTTTGAAATGGAAACAAAGAAAATTGAAGTCTTTGGAGATTGAAGAAGAGAATTGAAATTGGGACTTTTGTCTTGAGAGTTGACCAAAAGAAGGAAACCAGAGAGAGCCAGAGAGGCTGCGATAGCAGTATTTGCTATTTGGAGAGAAAACTCTTTGGTTTAGGGTTGGTACTTAGCAGTTGATCGAAATAAGGAAGtcaaatgttttaaaaataaaaaaccgcGGTTCATAGTTTTATACAATTTGAACGGTTTGAACGGTTTTGACCGGTTCTTATGTCAGGTCAAACTAAGATATGAATCGGACCGAATCTATGGCCGGATCGTGATTTGACCGGTCAAACCGGCCGATCAGGTgcggtttttaaaacattgcctTTTCCCCTGTCTTTCGTTTGTGAATTCTTAATCAGCAGTCCTTGTACATTCACTGAATATGCTATCAAATAGGTTGAGCTCATGGTTCAAAAAATTGGGTTTTGCTTTGTAAAATTGAGTATGAGGTGTGAAGCAATTCAATTGAAAAATTCTTCCATCCGTTGGCAGTTTATCATTCCTTAAGCTCGATTCCATAGTTTGTTCATTTGATAACATATTCGGGAAATTGACAAATTTGTTGTGTGATGGTTAATTGTAGAAATACATAGGAGTTTGACATCCAAACTCAAACGGTTAGTGGTAACATGTTTCAAAGTTGTAGCTTATACTTCAGAAAACGaaaagaggggggggggggggggaatggTTCATGGTGATGGCTAATCTTATGTAGCAAGTTTGATCGAAAAtacctgaaaattttttatatatctTAATTATTATGGGtcatttttaattaattttaaacgAAAGATATTTCGTTTActttcaaaaaaacaaaaaagaagcaTATTTCacgtttatttttctttagaaaaaaTTTGAAGTTGGCAGCTTAGTAGCATAAAAATTCAAACTCTAGAAGTTGATATCAAGGGACTTCAAAATTTAATTCGCAGTCACAACTTAAAAAGC
This sequence is a window from Coffea eugenioides isolate CCC68of chromosome 7, Ceug_1.0, whole genome shotgun sequence. Protein-coding genes within it:
- the LOC113778226 gene encoding alternative NAD(P)H-ubiquinone oxidoreductase C1, chloroplastic/mitochondrial, translated to MTVAAAASAFSALGFFNSGGVGRIQSKKLIPRISARFSIKPSNFSGKNARVQFRTSASGGIQSYDSENEAEPRTYAWPDKKRPRICILGGGFGGLYTALRLASLVWPDEKKPQVVLVDQCEHFVFKPMLYELLSGEVDPWEIAPRFTDLLANTGVQFFKDRVKRFCPSDALGMNPPTVSGAGGTVHLESGLLIEYDWLVLALGAQAKLESVPGAAEYALPFSTLEDARMVDEKLRALERQNFGKDSQIRVAVVGCGYSGVELAATVSERLQDKGIVEAINVENTVLSNAPVGNREAALKVLSSRKVKLLLGYFVRCITEVDKSGIHDKETAKSHRNLILELQPAERGVQSQMLEADLVLWTVGTKSLLPLLEPSDKPHEIPLNARGQAETDETLRVKGHPRIFAVGDSSAFRDSSGKLLPASAQVAFQQADFAGWNLWAAINDRPLLPFRFQNLGEMMTLGRYDGAISPSFIEGLTLEGPIGHTARKLAYLIRLPTDEHRVKVGFSWLAKAAVESVAFLQDNLTKVVSGS